DNA from Branchiostoma lanceolatum isolate klBraLanc5 chromosome 6, klBraLanc5.hap2, whole genome shotgun sequence:
TGTTGTAGTTTCTCTGCCGATTACAAAGTTTCCATGGGAGTTTGTGTTTCTTGGTTACAGCTGCAAGTTGTTATCCTTGCTCCCTGTTCTGACAAGCTGGCTGAAGTACAGAACGGTGTGTTCGTCCGTCGTCGTGACAACCGGGTGTCCGTCGGGCGTCATGTCGAAGTCGTAGAACATCTTCTTCATTCCCTGGAAGGTCAAGAGGTCAAGTTTTTAATTACCTTTCATCTAGTCTGGTACGTAGTTGTTAACACAACTGGTAAGCTTTGTTGGCAAAATGGAATTAAAAAATTGTCTAGACGTTTTTGAAATGTAAACAAGTTCTTACATTTACAATGCCACCACCAGATAACTTCAGATTCCTATGACCGAGGTGTTCCAAAGTCGTGGGTCGAGCTGGTAACTTGGTCGATacagaatacaccatgttgcaTTCTACATTTACCTGAGATGTGACGAGTGTTGACCCGTCGGGACGGAACACGGTGATGTGGAAGTACCCGTAGCTGTGGTGCAGGGCCACGATGTTCCCCTGTGCGTCCACGCACAGTCGTACCGGCGAGTAGCCGAAACCCTTCACAGGAATCTGCTTCAGGAAGTTTCCCCGCCGGTCGAAGATCTTGATGCTGTGAGGGTTGCGGTCGGCCACAATGATATCACCTTAGGGAGGGCGGAGGAAAGATGTGAAGACCATACACAGGTACCACAAGACCATGATACTAAAGCATACAAAACTCTAAACAACACAGTCATAACCATACTGCATGCATTAACTATCAGTAGATCTTTATGCTGTGAGGGTTGCGGTAGGCCACAATGACATGACCTGGGGGAAGGAGGAGGGATTTCAAGTCCAAACTCCAGTCCCACAAGACCATACTAGTATACAAGCCTCTAAACAACACATCAGGCCACAGCAGcgcaccaatttattttcttcagAAAGAAGTAAAGATGAAAATAGGTAGCAAGGCCcctctcaagggcacaacactgggttccaagtcaacaacccttacCATAAGACCTCCTTGCCACCTGCAATGTAAAATGAAGGCTAAAACCaagaaacaaaccaacaaacctgTCCACGTGGTAGCAACACAGGTTGGAAGCCGCAACTGTTTGTAGAGGTCCAGTTTCTGCAGGAGGTTGCCGTGCTGGTTGAAGACGTGAACACACTTGGCGTTGTGGTCCAGCACCAGCACATGTCCCTCATGACTAACCGCGATGTCCTTCACTCCCTTTATGTGCGCCACGCTAAACTTTCCCAGGTAGTCTCCGTTCGGGGCGAAGATCTGGACTCTGCGGTTTCCGGGATCGTTCACTGCGATGTTGCCGTCCGGAGTTATTGAGAGGTGGTTCGGGTACACCAAGCATCCATCAAATTTcccttgaatgaatgaatgaatgcttcATTATGATTATCAAAATTAGCTATGAAAAGTATATTGCAGTCACAGGCTGAACTGCATACTTGTACAATCTTAGTCATTATATGTAAGTATTCTTAGATCACAATTGATACAAACTAGAcacagaattgccctgaggaaggtgacagacggtcaccaggACATTGGTCTTGAATAAAACAATGGTTGTGTGCAACTTTGTTTCCCCTTAACACAGCGAGGTTCAGAACGGACAAACTTTGACCTACCTTCTCGACCGAACTGGAACTTGAAGTTCCCTCGACTGTCAAAGACCTGGATCCTGTGGTTCCCCTGATCGGCGACGTACATGTCGCCGTACGAGCTCACCACGACCCCGCCGGTCTGGTTAAACAGGCCGGGTGACTGGCCGTAACCACCGAGCTGGTACTCCAGAGACATGGGGGCGCtgtcaatcaatccatcaatcagtcaatcaatcaatcaatatctaCGATGTCTTTATTTAGACTGGAATGCCCTGTTGGCCTTGGCTGTTCTTCCCAAAGGAAGTTCTAAAACCTCAGAGAAATGCTGATATTgtcaatgaataaatcaataaatcaaataaTAAATCTATCAAGTAATAAGTCAATCAATCTATAATGTCTTTATTTAAACCAGAATGCCCTGTTGGCTTTGGCCGGTTTGGTTTAAGAGGTCCAGGaacacagatgaaaaaaaattagtaaaaaaatgaataaacaaatgccTAATGGAATAAAAACAACTTGTCCTATATCACAGTCTGCAAAGTATtgtcttctttctttgaaaGTCCTTACTGACAGGTTGTAAAGAGTTTATTCATATGTCCTGTTGTTTAACTACTGTCagtatttgtttttcattattttggattgtgacgtaaagccggcggccccgtgtatgagggagcttcgggcataagcctcaagcatctGCACGTAAAGAAACCctacacacttatcgagaagagtaggggtgacctagTGTGCTTGCCCTAAAACAgaagccgtagcgaagctgcattgcaccaccactagctacttgaaaaaacatcatgcttcacctctattgaggatgactgttttAATGTATTGTATACTACCAACCTGTGGGAGTAGTGGTGGGCCTTGTTGTAGCCGCCGTTCTGGTAGTGGGGCTTCTTCTGCATCCCAGTTGGAGCTCTGGGAGGGGGGCGCGGGGGTAGGTCCGGGTTCGgtgacgcccccctccctcctcggAAGGACCCCCTTGGTGAGTTTGTTGTGTAGCGGTTCCCGTTGTTGTCTCCGACCACTGGAATGAGGTCGTCGACCTGGTGAAAGGGAATAATATCAATCCAGTTAAGCTCACTAAAGAGCTATTCTTACACAGGTCGTGACagagacactatgtacagtatttacaggttcattgtaccaggagaattcccctagctcttttcaacaagcactaTGAACAGTGGGTCAAggtttaacgtcccgtcctaaggactgcgaccctttccagtaccGTGCATgccgggtgagcgacaacagctaGGAttgaactcacggcttctagttccagaggcaggccgctaaccactggactacgtgCGTTACCTACCTACCTGATTTGAGTCCTTGAGGATGAAGGTTTGGCGCCGGTCGTCAGGGATACGGGACTTCGAGCCCGTCCGTCTCTCCACGCCCTCTCCGTCGACGTCGCTATCGTCCTGAGGCGGGATGATGATCTCTTCCGGAGTGTCGTGGATCGAGAAAGTTCTGGTTTTCTCAAACGGCAGCCTCCCCGCTCCCTTGGGCGGCAGCTCTGGCGCAGACTCTGCACCGGCACTGCCGACCTCtcccttgacctttgaccctgacTTCCCGCCCCCCGACCCGTCGCTGAACCCTGACTCTGAGTAGTACGACGACCCGCGTGACGGGCTGTTTTCGTTGTCGTTTGGGCTGGCGTCCCCGCTAGACGACGCCTCAGCTTTAAGCTCCTCGCTTTTCAACGACCCGACCGAACCCTTCTCGATGAGCTCCAGCAGGTCGGAGTTCACCACAAACTGTATCTCTGCCTTGTGCTGGGGGTTAAAGGTCAGGAGAGATTGCAGCTGGGTCTCCACCTGACCCTGGAGAGAGAGGATCTCCACGTGGCTGCCCTGCCTGAGGAGGTTTTGAAAAAATAATCTTCATTAGTTCTGTATTttccaacaacaaaatcaacaaagacATATATAGTAGAAACATAATTGTACTTATCTGGAACTCTTTACCTGTAACAATCCGCCAACACATGTACTCAAACCTCAGCATTCTATCAGTCAAGAAATTACTAGCTACTTATTACAAATCACAGGTAAACTCCATATACTCAACCGACAACATATGCACCTGGTCCTCTATCTGTAGATGTGACAAGTGCCTGGCAACCTAAAATCATAcctcttgtttttctcttgttcattttttgtattgtattgtattgtattgcattgtattgtagttttattgtttatttgttgaggAGCCGGCCCTGTAGAGAAACCAGGCTTCTGTTTCCGGCTCCTcacagatttgtttttaatctgtaaagccgaacaaataaataaagaacagaacggaaaagaaaagaaaaggaaagtgatctcgaaccagtttagctcaagagtgaacagatgagctaatcttccactggtcgtgacaggaagacagacactatatacagtatttacaggttcattgtatcggggaaattcccctacctcttttcgacaagcacaatgaacagtggaccacggcttaacatcccgtcctaaggactgcaaccctttccggtagcatgcatgtcgggtgagaaacacagccgggatcaaacccggggcttctagttccagaggcaagatcgctaaccacatTTAAACAGCTCAAATTTCCCAGATTTCTGGGTAATTATGTATTCCACTTTATTGATAGTACATGCCTGAGTAGGTTCTCGGTGAACGTGCACCCGTGGTTGATCCTGTCGACAGTGTCCTGGATGTGAGACTGCAGCCGGTTCAGCGCCTCCTGCTTCCCCGCCATCCAGTCGTTCAGCTCCTCCACAAGCTCCTCCTTGCACTGCTCGAGAACCGTCTTTAGGTCCGCTATCGTCTCGTTGATCTGCTGGATAACCTCCTCACCTTGTTTCTCGACCTGGACAGCTGAATCTTGCAAGGAGGCCTGCTTTTTCTTAAGACTGTCCACCTACAGTTGTATATGATAGAGTTATTTGGACTGAAATGTATCTCTGTGATGCCTGCTTTTTCTTGAGACTGTCTACCTAtgtgatagagttattaggacttaaatgatgtaatttgtatctctgttatactgtaaatgcagaaatgttcgcggcggttttatgttcgccgtGAACtcttcatgaataaacaaaggttcaaacaaacaaacaaacaaacaaacagaccttcTCCTTGCTCTGCTCGACCAGGGTCCGCAGCCCGTTGCCGACGGCGACGTTCTGGTCCGTGAGGTAGACGTAGCTGTGGGAGGTGATGGCGTGGTCCAGGACGGTGCACTCCTTGCAGATCGGCACCTGCGATGGAAAAAATGACTGATGAActgccgaaaataatttcatcaggttggtagaacataagtTTTTTCTACTcaaccagtaatgtctctcacctgcttTTGTTAAAAATGTCTCTCCCCTGCTTAGGTTTCCATGCCTatatcagacaccttcctcagagcttctgacttgaGTACTGTTTCTTACtattatatgtatacatgtacgtaagcAATTATTGTGAGAGACATTACTGGCtatgtaaaagaaaactccaatatcctatgacTGATGAACTGCAACAGTATGGGACCCTTTTACTAAAAGATAAACTGGAAAGGGTATACTGATTTAGATacatccatgaatagtttcatcaggttggtaagtcactgaataaaaagactctttatACCAGTAAGatttgccctgaggaaggtgacggatggtcaccaaaacgttggtaGAATacatcacttggttgtgtaccaagagtctttctattcagatacagatacagctaCATATGCAGATacagttacagatacagatacagttacagatacagatacagatacaggatacagatacagttacaggatacagatacagttacagatacagttacagatacagatacagttacaggatacagatacagttacaggatacagatacagttacagatacagttacagatacagatacagttacaggatacagatacagttacaggatacagttacagatacagatacagttacagatacagttacagatacagatacagttacaggatacagatacagttacagatacagatacagttacagatacaaatacagttaCAGGTACagctacagatacagatacagatacctggCATGTGTTGCAGTAGAACTTGAGCGGCTCCCCCTGGTGCGTGGTGCAGAACACAGGTCTCTGGAGGGCACTTCGGCCtgctgtacctacatgtaagaaaATCTATCATTTATTCAATGTAGATCTACACATGAGTAATGATTACCCAATCTGATGTGAATATTCTGCTTTCTTTTATGTTACCACTAACACACTTGTTTTGTTACTTGTATTACAACCTCTTGTGTTACTTGTGTTACAATCTGCTAccagttttattcattttctttgaagatgctgtctgaaacgtctgaccatttacaaaataatcctgttgcttgagtaactgtttattgtgtatcttattacctggatgtctaacctttatgtAAACTGGGCCCATGTAAAAATACACAGCTGAAGGCTACCTATAGCTATGAAAAACGGAGTTGAAGGCTACCTatagctgtttgaaaatttgataaatagaaacaaacaaagtacCCTGCAGCTCTTCTAGAGGGACTACATGGTGGTTCTGGAAGCACAGCATCCAGTTGTGGGCGGAGACGCAGTTGGGGCAGATGTAGCTGGCGCACTCCATGCACCGCGACACCGCGGCCGACTTGCTGGTACAGCTGGTGCAGACGATGTTAGCAGAGCTGAGCAGGATGTTCTCCAGCATGTTCCTCGCAACGAAGTCATCGGGGAGACCAGAGAGGCCCTGTGAATAGAGCTGTGTACTTAAAGAAATTTTAGACACAGGTACACGTTTTACCTGAACTACTTAATATTCGAACAATGGTTGATTTTCGATAAGGACAGGACTTAAACAAATTTTGGAAACAGGTACTGGTGCACAGGTTTATCTGTACTACTTGTGTTCAAATAATTGTTGATTTTCAATGTCTaaaagacaaaagcatgtttgaacttataacAACATGATAATGTTTAACTGTCCTAGACACAAGCCTATTCCATGGCATGTATGATAACCACTACCCTCGCCGCCAGTGAGCTATAAGGTAATATTTATATGAAAACAAATTCCAGACTTGTAAACTGATTAGTACAGGCCCAGTACCGGTAGAGCAGTgttccggtattttggacctgtacttAATCGACTGTACCGGTACTGGACAGGACAAAATTAAAGAggacattaaaacattgaaaaacttttcttggtgggatttttggtgAAATCTTGGCAATTCTGGGGTGTCTATGACAGGTCAGACTTCTCCATCTTTTCGCCTTCTGGACCCCCGCGAAATAGTCGCGAGCTGGCACTTTTAACTTAAGGCAAATGGACTAGCTGTTAAATTCTCCAAAGGAATGCATGCATTATTGGCACAGTAAAGGTGGTAATATCAACTGTTAAGGTGGCGTCTCTCCCAAACAGCTCTACCTGTGAAGGTAGAGAGGTCTCCTGTTCGCAGACGTCGCACGTCAGGACGATTCCCGGCTC
Protein-coding regions in this window:
- the LOC136437177 gene encoding tripartite motif-containing protein 3-like, with product MASATDRSSPSAADISLTCPLCEQHYKKPKVLSCLHSFCQPCLDKQLQKEPGIVLTCDVCEQETSLPSQGLSGLPDDFVARNMLENILLSSANIVCTSCTSKSAAVSRCMECASYICPNCVSAHNWMLCFQNHHVVPLEELQGTAGRSALQRPVFCTTHQGEPLKFYCNTCQVPICKECTVLDHAITSHSYVYLTDQNVAVGNGLRTLVEQSKEKVDSLKKKQASLQDSAVQVEKQGEEVIQQINETIADLKTVLEQCKEELVEELNDWMAGKQEALNRLQSHIQDTVDRINHGCTFTENLLRLFFQNLLRQGSHVEILSLQGQVETQLQSLLTFNPQHKAEIQFVVNSDLLELIEKGSVGSLKSEELKAEASSSGDASPNDNENSPSRGSSYYSESGFSDGSGGGKSGSKVKGEVGSAGAESAPELPPKGAGRLPFEKTRTFSIHDTPEEIIIPPQDDSDVDGEGVERRTGSKSRIPDDRRQTFILKDSNQVDDLIPVVGDNNGNRYTTNSPRGSFRGGRGASPNPDLPPRPPPRAPTGMQKKPHYQNGGYNKAHHYSHSAPMSLEYQLGGYGQSPGLFNQTGGVVVSSYGDMYVADQGNHRIQVFDSRGNFKFQFGREGKFDGCLVYPNHLSITPDGNIAVNDPGNRRVQIFAPNGDYLGKFSVAHIKGVKDIAVSHEGHVLVLDHNAKCVHVFNQHGNLLQKLDLYKQLRLPTCVATTWTGDIIVADRNPHSIKIFDRRGNFLKQIPVKGFGYSPVRLCVDAQGNIVALHHSYGYFHITVFRPDGSTLVTSQGMKKMFYDFDMTPDGHPVVTTTDEHTVLYFSQLVRTGSKDNNLQL